The Flavobacterium johnsoniae UW101 genomic interval GTGGAATTATTTTTCAAGTGTTTTTTAATATTTAATTCAAAAGTACATTATTTTATGGTTAGTAAAAACCAAATAAAACTTATATCAAGTTTACATCAAAAAAAGCAGCGTTTTGCAAATCAATTATTTTTTGCCGAAGGAGTAAAAGTAATTCAGGAATTGCTGCAATCCAATTTTGAATTAGAACATTTATACACTACGTTAAATGATTTTGAAGAAGTTCAATCTTCAAAACGAACTCTTATTAATGAACAAGAACTAAAAAAAATAAGTGCTTTAACAACTCCAAATTCTTGTCTGGCAGTTTTTAAAATGCCTGTCGAAAATCAAATTATAAATTCTGGTTTAATTCTGGCTTTAGACGACATTCGTGATCCGGGAAATCTGGGCACAATAATGCGTCTCTGCGACTGGTTCGGGATTAAGCAAATTGTTTGTTCTAAAGAAACAGTCGATATTTATAATCCAAAAGTGGTTCAGGCCACAATGGGATCTATTGCCAGAGTAAACGTAAATTATGTTGATCTTAAAGCTTTTTTAAGTCAGACAAAACTTCCTGTTTTTGGAACATTTATGGATGGAGATACAATTTATCAATCTAATTTACCTCAAAATGGAATCATTATTATGGGTAATGAAGCCAATGGTATCTCGGCAGAAATTGAAAAAATAGTAACCACCCGGCTTACAATTCCAAGATTTGGAGAGCTGCAAAAAACCGAAAGTTTAAATGTAGCTACTGCAACAGCAATTATTCTTAGTGAATTTAAACGAAATAGTTAATATTTTGTTTTAATGAAATGTGAAATTTATTAAAATTGCTCTTGATTTCATTGAATCAATGTTGTCTGTCCACGGACTTGGGCCATTTATAGGTTTATCACGAATTAATTCATCGGTTATACCAAACATTCCTCTTATAGAAGGAGAGAAGATGAAATATTCGGTAAAGAAGTCAACTCCAAAACCTAGTTCATAAGCAGAAGTCCATTGTTTTACTCTAAATTTATTCTCGAAGTTATCGTCTGTAGATTTTGAATTACTTGATAAATTTAAAGTAGTAGACAATCCTCCAACCAGATACGGGCGAATATTTCCAGTTCTAAGAGCTGAAAATTTAAGCAGTAACGGAAAGTGTATATAAGTACTGTTTACTTCGCGTAAATAATCTTTTTCTTGAGCAAAATTAGGATAATACAAATCACGTTTTGTATAGTACAAACCTGGTTCAAAACGCAGGTTTATATATTCCTGCAGTCTTAAATCGGCTACAACACCAACATTAAATCCAGTTGTTTTTTTTACCTGAATATCCTGCTGAACCGGAGTTTTGTAATCGAATTTAAAGTCGAAACTGTTAAAACCTAAATAGTAGCCAAAATAAAGGCGTTGTTTCTGCCAGTTTTCCAGGTTAATAATAGGATCTTTGCTAAACATGCTTTTAGCAAATTGAGA includes:
- a CDS encoding TrmH family RNA methyltransferase, which gives rise to MVSKNQIKLISSLHQKKQRFANQLFFAEGVKVIQELLQSNFELEHLYTTLNDFEEVQSSKRTLINEQELKKISALTTPNSCLAVFKMPVENQIINSGLILALDDIRDPGNLGTIMRLCDWFGIKQIVCSKETVDIYNPKVVQATMGSIARVNVNYVDLKAFLSQTKLPVFGTFMDGDTIYQSNLPQNGIIIMGNEANGISAEIEKIVTTRLTIPRFGELQKTESLNVATATAIILSEFKRNS
- the porT gene encoding type IX secretion/gliding motility protein PorT/SprT, whose product is MRKIVIVILLVLTTKGYSQFAKSMFSKDPIINLENWQKQRLYFGYYLGFNSFDFKFDYKTPVQQDIQVKKTTGFNVGVVADLRLQEYINLRFEPGLYYTKRDLYYPNFAQEKDYLREVNSTYIHFPLLLKFSALRTGNIRPYLVGGLSTTLNLSSNSKSTDDNFENKFRVKQWTSAYELGFGVDFFTEYFIFSPSIRGMFGITDELIRDKPINGPSPWTDNIDSMKSRAILINFTFH